The nucleotide sequence TGGTCAATCACTTGGGGGGTAAGATCAGGTCTACTCATCCTCAAATGGTGATTGCTGCTAATAGGAATATGATGGTCGACAGAATGTGTACAATTACATGGTTACTGTAAGGTGTCTCAGTCAAACTCTTACTGCTACCATTAGGCTCATGTGGAGTAGTACTATGAGTGCAATGGTTACTGACACTTGGAGACATAAAGATGAACTTCAGGAAGTTGACTATAGAATTTTGGTACAAAGGAAGAAAGCATCTTCTCAGAGGTGCTGACAGCCAGTAAAGGTTCAAGAAACTGAAAAACTAGCCAAGCATATAGGTAACACCTCTTAACTATGTATGATTCAAGTAGTACCCATGGAGAGTACAGGGGAGCAATGGCATGCAATTAAGGCTAAGGAGGAACCTAAAACAGATGCTAGATTAGTGCAGTTGCTATCTGAGTACTCTAAGTTGTTTGAGGAACCTACTGAACTGCCACCTTCTAGAGGTGTATTTGACAACAAGATTGTATTACAGGCTGGTACTGAACCTGTGAATAAAAGATCATATAGATATCCTTCAGTAAAAAAAGACATTATTGAAGGATTGGTACAACGTATGCTGCACCAAGGTATCATCCAACATAGATGTAGTCCATTTGCATCTCCAGTGATTTTGGTAGGAAAAAAGGATGGCACATTGAGACTTTGTGTGGATTATAGAGATCCGAATAAGCATAATGCAAATAACAAGTTTTCCATTCCTATTATGGAAGACTTGTTAGATGAATTAGGAGGGTCCAAAGTCTTTTCTAAAGTAGACCTAAGGTCTGGCTACATCAACTTAGAATGGAATTGGAAGATGTACCTAAAACTTCTTTCAGAACTCACTCTGGACATTTTGAGTATTTGGTTATGCCATTTGGGCTCTCAAATGCCCCTGCAACCTTCCAAGGATTAATGAATTTTGTTTTTCAGAAATTCCTTAAGAAGCATGTGCTGGTTTTCTTTGATGATATACTGATTTACAGCAGTACTATGGAAGACCATTTGGCTCATCTGGAATCTATCTTTGTGGAAATGAAGAAGCATCAACTGTTTGCCAAAAAGAGCAAATGCTTCTTTGGTGTTCACAGGATTGAATACTTGGAACATTTCATCATATCAGAAGGTGTTTCTACTGATCCCTACAAAGTAGAAGTTGTGAGAAATTGGCATACCCCATCCACACTCAAACAGCTGAGAGGGTTCTTAGGATTATGTGGCTACTACAAAAGGTCCATCAAAGGCTTTGGAGTTATCTGCAAACCTCTAACTAAGCTGACCAAGAAAGACAATTTCAAGTGGTCATCGACAGCTGATTCAGTTTTTGCAGAACTAAAGGAAGCACTTACTCATGCTCATGCTCATGTTCTAGCCTTACTTGATGCCAATGAGATATTCATTGTGGAGTCTGATGCAAGTGGTTATGGGATAGGGGACAGTTCTCATGCAGGAAGGTTATCCAGTATCTTTTATCAGAAGGCTCTATCACCTAGACATGTTGCATTATCTGTATAATATGGAGCTATTGGTTATTGTGCATGCAGCCACTAAATGGTCACAATAGTTGCTGGGGAAGAAGTTTATCATAAAAACTGATCAAGTCTCTAAAGTTTCTTATGGAACATAAACTTCACACCAATTCTCAGCTGTTATGGTTAACTAAGTTGATGCCTTTTGATTACACTATAGAGTATAAAAAAGGAGTTGAAAATGAAGTGAAAGACACATGCTTCTCTCTAGGAAGACTGTGAATAGTGACACCGACACTATTCACCGGACCATAAATCCGGCGTCCGGCAGTGGAAAATTACAAGATTGGTGTCAAAAGAACCTCTTACTCTTTGCGCACAATCCCCAATTGGTTTCATAGTCAAATTCATAGCCAATTGTTCTAGATCTTAATTTCTTTTTTCGCGTGCACTGTAGCATCGAGAATTTCCAGAAATTCAGTTCTTCATCAGATGTTTTGACGAGAATTGAGGCAGCCATGGATGCTGCGAGCTCTCCCCAGCCTTTGGCTGTGGGAGAGACAAATCAAAATACTAATGAAACAAATCCAAACGTGATGCCAAAACAATCCTATGCTGCGCTGATTCAAAAAACGAAATCTGCTGCAACCTCGTCAAAACTGGAGTTAACTCCTGTCCATATGGTTCATGGAGAACCAACTGTAGAATTCACAGTCGAAGAGGTGAACACTTTCACCATCGAAGAAggactgcatcaggcagtaattCTCAAATTTTCATATGGCAAACCAGATATTCAAGAGTTACGACAGTTAATTCCGAAACAATTCGACGTCAAAGGTTATTGCAATGTTGGACAGCTAGAATTTTGTCATATCTTGGTACGTTTTGATCTCTTTGAAGATTATGTTCAGGTTTTGTCAAGATCTACTGGGTATGTTAAGGCGAAGGGAGATGAATATTTCTTTAGGACGTTTCCATGGACGTTAGGATTCAATCCTCGTGAAGAAACTTCAAGAGCTGTGGCATGGATTTCTTTGCCTGATTTGCCTGCAAATTTTTTCGCAAAGAAATCTTTATTGTCTATAGCTTCAGCAGTAGGGAAACCTCTTGCAATTGATAAAGCAACTCAAGATCGAACAAGACCAAGTACAGCAAGGGTTAAAGTCTTGATTAATTTATTAAACAAACATCCTAAGAGAGTTCGAATAAATATTGTTAACAAGAATTCTGGGAGAATTGTGGAACATTATCAGCACATAGTGTTTGACAATCTACCAGAATACTGTACTTGTTGTAAGCACCAAGGGCATGATGAAAACTCATGCCGTAGGAGGATCGAGGATTGTAAGGAAACTGCTGCTCGAGGAGATGTAGTGGAAGGCTTGGGCAGTCTTGACAAATTAGCTGGTGATGCCAGGGATTACCTTAATGCAAAGAGAGCTGTGCAACCGAGGGATCAAGAGGCAAAGGAAAATCCTATATAAGAGGTGTTGAAGTTGGACAAGGGACCTTCTAAACCCTCTAGAGATGTACCTGCCTCTACAATATTTGCACGAATGTATCTAGCTACTGTTGGTGCATTGAAAGCTGCTGCAGATCGAGCTATAGGTAATGCACCTCATGTGAATGAAGCAATTGATAGAGCAGCAGGAGATCAGCATGCTGCAGAAACTGGTAATATGGATATGGGATCAATGCCTTCAGGTGTTAAAGATGGTATTAAGGCTAATTCACAAAATAATGCTGAAGGTgagcaacaaaaaaaatatacagggCAAATCTCTGACAGAGCAGTAGCTGCCCAGATTTTAGGGAATAACAAAACTGGGAAAAAGAGTTTGTTAATGGAAAATAGTACTAGGAAGGTGTTTGAGGATAGTAAGAGAGGATATATGAACAAAAAGGAGGGAGTTTGGAAGGTCGTAACAGGTAGAAAATCCCCTTCAAAGAAGGAGGTTTCACCAAAAAATCAGACCCAAGATTTTCGACGAAATGACCTCGGCAATGGTTCCAGCTCAAATTCATTCGAAATTCTTGTTGCTGCTGGAGATTCAGAAACTGTTGCAACTGGAGTAAATGAAAGTGGGATGTGCAAACAAATTGTTTCAATAGCCAACAATGAACAAGAAGGCCCAGGCAGTGTTGATTTTGGAAAAAAGTTGGGTGTTCGACATAAGGATTCAAAGAACAGGTTGGGGGCTGAACTAATTGGTATTCAAGCACACATTTCCAATGCACCTACCCTACATTTCTCCAACTCTAATGTAGAACAAATAATTAAAGATGCAAAGAATGAAATGATGTTGAAGTCTACTTTGGTTAAACAGCCCTTGGTCACCTTGAATACCTCCGTATTTGATGTTCCCTCTAAATCAGTGGAATCCTTTGGGGAGTTTGAGGGTGAATCTGGACAGTTAATGCTAGCAACTAGAAATAATAATGATGTTATACAAGCCAAGGTGAGGGAAACGACTATTAATTACAAGTTTTGGCGTGACCAGCGtgaggaggaggatgaagaacATTGGGGAGATGGCTTTATTGGATACTCATCGGAAGAGGTAGACAAGGAAGAAGATCATTATAGTGCAGGTGAAGAGATTGACTCAACACCATTTTCAAACCTGAAGGAACAACAACTTCCAAAAGCAAACTGAACGTTTATGCTCCAGTTTTTCTGCCCAGAAATTCTCCAGCCGGAAGCTAAAAGCAAGCTGCAGCAACACAAACAAAGCAGGTAGTTCCAGTTGCTAATGATCGAACAGCAGCAGCAGTGATAACTGGACAACAGCAAATAGTTGAAACCAACCCAATCCTTGATGTAGAGCAGAAGCAGCTTAATCCAAACCCCTCAGCTACAATTCCTACTGATGATCTAGGAGCAACAGTAACACTAAATACTGGACAGCAGCAACTTGTGACAACCTCCACAGCTTTTTTAGTAGAGGAGAGACAACTTTTGGATGCAATGCAACAAAATGATACGAACGCTCGGAATAATGTAGCTGGAGTTGTTACTGAATCTGGGCAGCAGCAGCAACTCATTGCAAAAACTGCAGCTGGAGGTGTTACTGAATCTGGCCAGCAATATGTGGTTACAACCAAACCAGCTATAATACAACAGAGGCAACAAGAATATTTGGCTAGCTTTGAATCTGGACAACAACTGCAGAATGCTAACACTCCACTCCAACAGCAGCAGCAAATAGGGAACACATCAAGAGCAGCAGTCCTTTCATCAAATTCAAGAGAACAACAGGACATTACTGTAAGCAATATGActggacaacaacaacaacttgaaaGCACACCAAGTACTGCAATAATAAACTCAAATGCTGGACAGAAACAACAGGAATCCAGTACTCCTATGATTCCTGAGGAAGATAGAAAACTGCTTGATGCATTGGCAGACTCTACACATCGAAACTCAGTAAGTTCAATGCAAATTGTTAGTACAGGAAATGTGAGTAAAAACAGGAATAAAATGCAAGTTATAAAGCAACATCACAACACGACAGCTTTGGAAAATACACAACAAGGAAATGTTTTGATGACACAGGACCTCGTCGACAACTATCCGCATCCTGTGAATGTGGATAGAGATATGTAtgaggaaggagaagaagatgCTGTTTTGAAAGAATGTCGTGCACATGCAGCAAAACAAGGTGATTTATCTCCTATGCATAGCGGCAAAATAATGAAAgcacatacaaagaaaaatagtTGGGACGAGAAGGTCAGTGATTTTTTTAATGTTAGGCGAcctccaatgagagttgccaaaGAAAAGAAGGCTGCCACAACTACCTCAACGAGGTCAAACCGTTCAACAAAGAAGTCATGATTTTTGAAGACATTTTGAAGAGTTGGGACAGTGATGacaaagaattacaaattgaagaattTACAAGTTTGGGCAAGAAAGGACAACAATTTAATTCCTTCTTCATTTTATTCTACCATTATGTTAGTAtactcatttgtaatatcatcacagagtatgttataaactctgtgatgatcattgaaTATTTGATACTCTCCAGTTCTTATTTTTTTCATGCATGCTAGTAGGTGAGGCTATTTTacgcctcaataggattagtaagatAAGGTCTAGCCCGGTTTGTGTTaccttggtcctatgcctttggaaattatccgcacggctatgagattatatgccctcgtgagactttgcagGCAGCTgtaccatgaatcctctacatgaggctgccataggctttgtgaggcgcagaggagtgattatatagccaaggcatatgggtaacaataccggtgctattgtcccccttatttgtactattcctaattattgtatttttttttctttttattaataaaaaactagccctaggcgcttgcctagcggatcgcggaaaaaaaaaatagagtacAAGAAAGGAGTGAAAAACAAGGTAGCCGATGCACTCTCAAGGGTTACCTGAGCTGAATTGTTAGCATTGATCATCTCACCCCACAACACTGATCTCTTCCAAGCCATAGCTTCTAGCTGGAACTCAGATCGGGAGCTTAAGCAACATATTGAAGGACTCCAAATGGACCCTACTACTCACAAACAATTCACTTGGATTCAAGGACAGTTGAGGAGGAAAGGAAGGCTGGTAGTTGGCGAGGTGCCAGAACTAAAAGAAGACATTGTGGCATGCTGCACCTCAAGGTGGTCACTCAGGGGTTGAAGCTACATTAAAAAGGTTGGTAACACTGTTTTATTGGAAAAATATGAGAAAGGAATTAAAGAAATTTATCCAGAAATGTGATGTTTGCCAAAAGAAAAATCAGACCAAGTCTATTGCAGCCACTACCAATCCCAGATGTGGTATGGTCATATATCAACATAGACTTTATTGATGGCCTGCCTAAATCAAATGACTTTGGGGTCATCTTAGTAGTGGTCGATAGGCTGAGTAAGTATGGCTATTTTATTCCATTAAAACACCCTTACACTGCTCAGTCAGTTGCTAAGGTCTTCCTAAACATAGTGGTCAAATTACATGGGATGCCTGATACTATTACTAGTGACACACATGTTGTCTTCTTGAGTTCTTTCTGGCAGGAGCTCTTTACACTATAGGGGGTACAACTACACACCTCATCAGCATATCACCCTCAATCTGATGGACAAACTGAGGTGCTGCAGAAGCCATGAAACGTACTTAAGATGCTATTGTAATGAGGATGCTGCCAATTGGTACTCATGCTTGCCTATGGTTGAGTACTGGTACAATAATTCCTTCCATTCAGCTATCCAAACTACTCCTTATGAAGCATTGTATGGCCGGCCACCACCCTTACATCTACCTTATTTACTTGGAGAATCAGCTTCAGGTGAAGTTGACAACACTTGGATAAATAGGGAACTGAAACTACAACTGCTTAAATACCACTTAAGGAGAGCACAACTCAGGATGAAGTAACAAGCAGCTCATAAAAGTGACAGGCAGTTTGCAGTTTGGGATTGGGTTTACTTAAAGGTCCAACCCTAAGTATTATGGTCCATTTCATATTATCAAGCGGATGGTCCAGTTGCCTATACCCTTTTACTACCTGCAAGAGTAAAAATTCACCTTATAGTTCATGTGTCGATACTGAAAAAATGTTATGAAGTCCCTTCACCCCCTcctaacaccccccccccccgttCATTAATTTGGCAAGCCCCTACTGCCCTGATCCTGAGCCAGTTTTGCAGAGAAGAATGATAAAAGGAGGCAATAAAGTTGTGGCACGGGTTTTAGTCAAAATGGCAAGAATTGCCTGTTGATGCTGCTACTTGGGAACTTGTCACTGTTTTACAAACTCGGTTTCCCTTGTTTGATCCTTGTGGACAAGGATCTTCTATTTGAGGGGAGTACTGATACAAGTTATTGAAAAGGAGTCGAGTAGATAGTTAAGAAATGAACAGCTAGTTAGCAGTCCAAAAAGTTGTTAGAGTTAGTTACAATAACTAACTTCTGTTAATGAGAGAATCTGTCAGTAGGAGTAGGATTGGAACTCATGATACAATTTAATTGATATAAATACATCTGTAACACATATTCAGAATCATCAATGAAATATATACTTCTATCCTAAATCTTCTGTCTTCCCTTTTCTCTTCTGTGGTTTTCATTTCTAGCTGACCTCTCGAAACTTATTCCTGAATCAGCTTTACGATCCTCGAGTtcatcttgaattcctgcaatcgtgcatcattcagagacatgctcTTATGTAATAATGAGAAGATTGTTTTCATGTCCGTTGTTGTGAACAGTGGGCCTCAAAGGATCAATCTTCCATTTGCCGTCAACAATGAACTTGATCTGCACAAACAGAAATGAGAGGCTCGGTACAGCACAGGATAACAAAGTATGATATCAAATTCGTTGCAATCAATAAAACCCACCTCATATGTGCCTGGATACAGCTTTAGGCTTACAGAAAAGACATCCCCGCGTGATTTTTCCATCTTTCTCTGCATTTAAATACATCCCATCAAGCTGCTAGTCAAGGACAAGATGCCCCTTGAAATCAACATCACAAAGTCCCTCACGTTCTTGATACAAGGCCTTTTAGGGGAAGAAATAGAAATGTGCAGGTTTCATTATTAAGAGACTGTTGACATGCCATTTTTCAAGGCATTTGATGCTTTAGGAACAGCTTTAGAGAAATCTACTTGATGGTACATGGAACTCTATAACTCAAGTACAgcaatgttgttatctaatttcTCTCCTAAATGCCAAGTGACTTTCCGGGAAATAAAAAGGGTACAgcaatgttgttatctaatttcTTTCCTAAATGCCAAGTGACTTTCCGGGAAATAAAAAGGGTAAACCCTGGTAGACCATCTTCTGAAGTTCTCAGCAAGGATTAAAGAAGTGCACCTTGGCTTCTAAAGTCTCCATTTCACTGACGCATTTTTATCTTATTTGCACTAGTAAGTTGAGCAAATTCTGATTTTTGCTGTACAAATTCTAAATAATATGTAGTTTActaaataaaatttgaaaatgaAGCAAATAACAGGAATATAAGTGATCACATATTATTGTGATTAGATCCATAGCCCTTCTCCAAAACCCCATCTGGATCCCAACACAatcaaaagagaagagaaaagaaaagattgTGAAGGCAAAATGTCATGCAATTTACACGAGTCAAGTCAGCAAAGCATATTGCACTGGATATTAATTGGGTGTACCCCCTAAAAGAGAATCTTTTATTTTCCTGCTCTAGCCAAACATGACTAAGTTGTGAACTACTTTCATATTGGCCACAAGAAATCAAGAATAGCTAGATGTTGACTCTATTGATGACACTTCAACACTAAACCATGCAGAAGAGGATGTCCTTACTGTAATCATTGATAAGACATCATATTCACcctaaacaacaacaataagattAAGTTGGTATAGACAATCACATTACACGAAATTATGCTTGACCTTTTAACAGTTAAGCACTGTCTCCTATTTCCTATTATTGATGTGGAAGCAAGATGAAACCTGAGTTGTCCATCCATCAAAAGAACCTGCTAGAAGAACCTCTGAGGCGGAGTTGGTCCAAACAATGCGAGCAGTACGAAGAATCTGCAAAGCTTTACTAGCACTATCAATCCTCTCCTGCTTCTCTTCTAATATCTTCTGTGCATCACTGAAAATATATGGTAGGAAAACTCAGTTTTGGTTAAGGTATCTAGTCTAAAGTatctatttttaaatgaatgAGAAGTGACCACACATTATCGCAAGTGTCATTTTCCCCTCAAGCACAGCCAGCTTTGCACGTATCGACCTCAATCTCTCCCGGGCATTCATGAATTCATTCTCCTGGAATTCCCATGCATCAGAAAGCCTTTGCAAATCACTTGGAGAGCTTCCAAGAACCTAAGGAAGAAAGTGAGAAGTTACTTAATAATATTAGCACTATCACATTAAACAATAAATAGTTAgcacaaaaatatatatagtgAGCAGAACTTCGTTTCCAATTAGCAGAATTTCGTTTCCAATGGAAATGTCTTTACAGTGAAAATTGAagcatttcttctttttgacagaagcgttgaagaaaatattttgcAATATAGTTCCTTTTAGCTCATGttctgttctcttttcttctttcctgaattgtgttctttttttttagaaagggTAACAAATTCCTGAATTGTGTTATTACCAAATCCAAAAGCTTAAATTAGTGCGGGacacacttttatttacttaattttgTCTTAACAAAGCCTTTCACATTGTGGTCCTAATTATTTTTCCTGAGTCAAGCACTTGGAAATGCTATTTGTTAATGGTTGGCGGCGAGACTTGAACCAAGGACCACTACTTGCTCAGATACCATGTTAAAAATTTTGAACCCTCAATTAAAAGATTACGGTATATATTGAGAGAGgacactttatttatttatttatttatttatttaggtcTTAaccattttctttgtcttaacagtTCTATTTTCAGCTTTTTTAAGTCGAAGGAAGCAACTTTAGGTATTGAGTCTAAATTCCAAAGATGTCAGCAAAAAGTGTTCGGGAACGTGATGAAAATGTTTGGTTTAACATGATTATGTCATGTTTATAAACGAGTCATGATCAAAAAATTTATTGACACAGAACACTAACTCTGCAAATTTGTTGTCGAACATCTATTCAACAAAATAAAGTTACCACTTTTTTTGGAGGAATATTCATCACCGAGACAACATAGGAAGCTAATCCATTATTTTTATAAGAAGAATAATGATGCTAGGAAAACAGTCATTAGCAATTTTGAGAAACTAAAGATACAGATTTCTACCTCCTTCAAATTTAACTCCTTGCTTTTGGATTTCAACGAGTGCAGTGTCAAGGATAGCTCAAGTTCTAAATGCTGAAGCCGGGTGCTTATCTCGTTGTGGTTTTCATTTTTCCATCTTCGTAAAGCTTCGGTTCTACTCCCCGTGATATTAACTAGATCATCTCCTGCAGCTTCGCTCTTACCTTCAATCGAACTTTTACCTAGAGCAACCTCACCAGCTGTGCATAGCAGCACTGAAGAGAGTTTACAATCTATACACAATATTAGACGCATGAAAGAGAATACCTTCAAACTCTATATCCTGAAGGTCTGCATGTTGCatgctccattttctccacatGGGTGGTGAAAAGCTATGGTTAAGCTCCTCATCTGAATCCCTTCGAATGTCTTTCATGGGGATACCTTTATTGAGGCTACCATTTTTTCCTAGGTCAGTCCTATCTTTTACAATGTAAAAGACATGACATCTCATGACTCAGAATTTAACTGTTTACAGACAGACTACTCAGGAATAAATATTTTCAGTTCAAAAAGTTTAGGTAAATAGTACTATCAGATTTcaagaattctttttttttttataagggGATTTCAAGAAACTTTAAAGATATCAAAGATTTAGTACACAAAAGCTATATGATTAAACAGCACTCCAATGCAGTGACTAATAGATTTTTCAACCATTTTGCTGATAACATGTCATCAGCTTtttccttctcaaaaaaaaaaacatttcatCCGCTTTCTGATTAAAAAACTTACCTGCATCAGTGGTTCCAAAGCTTCTGTCATCTATGTTGTCCCTACTTGAAGCATGAGAACTATGTCCGTGTTTTCCCAGATCAATTCCAAGAGACGAGTTCCTCTCTTTCTCTAGTCGACTCAATATCCCTTCAATCCCGCTATCTTCCTCTGCTACAATTTCCCTGTTGGGAAGGGAGaggaaagaaaaaatgaagatacTCAATGAATGATTTTTCACACAATTGAATAGAACCCGTAATGAATAGCTAGGAGATAAATAGGTGCAGATAATCACTAAGAAATAGGCtttgtctttttttatttttggtccTCCTGAGTTTTCTCTTTCGCGCTCTTGTTACTAGTGGTACCACCTACCAAGCTAGACTTCACTTCACTCTTTAATCCCACCAACTTCATTCTTCAAATGAGTTAGCTGATTGTAACTATAAGCTACAACATTTACTAAGTCACTTTGGAGCTAGGCGGGAACAGTGAGTGGGAGGAAGGAAGCTTTTGCTTTTGTTTACATGCGATCCGCAGATGCTAAAGCCAGTGCCCAATGAAAAAAGTTGAATCGAAGCAAAGAATCATGTATCTCATATAGGATTTAGTAAATGTTGCAAACTGACATAACAAGCACAATTCTATATCCACAAGATGGAACATACATAAAAGTTAAGCATCTAGTATCCAGAGTCCACTGCCCAACTAATCCGAATTCATGCAGGAAAGGCCCATATAGCGTTTACTAGCAAAActaaagcaaataaataaataaaagaaagcacaTTTCACTATAAGGAACCTCACAACGATCTACCAGAGGACGAGGTGGGCTGAGAAGAATTCCCAAATGAAGAACTAGAAGATCCCGAAACAGGAAAATGAGCTTCATTCCCATGTAATGAATCACTTTCTTGACAACTGTTGACTCTCCTTTGAAACTCCTCAATGTCAAAATCCATTTCCACAGTCTCAACTTCATTAACGTCCATAGTGCAAGTGTCATCATCCTCGGAGTCCCAACCAAAAGAAAACCACCCTCCTCTATTCTTTATAGCCTCCACCAAATCCACTCTTCCAGCTTCTTCCAACTCTTTCCTTGTCGGAAAAGCATTTGGGTTCTCAGATATCTCCATAAAAGCCAAAATCTCTTCTTCCAGCTCCATTTCCCCTTCACTTCCTAGCCCTTTCCTACACCAGCAGTATGCACTATCCTCAGCTCTTCCCTTGCTAAGCTTAAAACGCCGAAAGAACCCCATTTCTTGGTTAAAAATCGCAGCATTTCTGCGGCAGTGAAGTTTTTTTGCGGGGGTTATAACGAACATTATAGTAGGAATAGGTGAAAAGCTCAAATGGGTGTTGAAAAAAGGAGGAATTGAAAAATGGGTAGGTGTCGAAATGACTGAAACCATCGTTCAGGCATTTCTTCAAACAGTTGGAGGCTACCAGAAGAAATAAGTGCACTATCCTGCAGAAAAGTGAAGCAATGGGCAGCGCACTGGGATACGGAAATGCAATTAATGAGAACTGATTTGTTGAGGATTACTTAATGAATACTGTTATAAGTTCTATGACTATCAACTTTATAGGCATCGAATGAGTATGAATATAATAAAGTGACTCACACATTTTTCCAGACTTTTGTTTTCAAGATTTGGTTTTGTCCAGCTTAAAGGTAAGGCTGTGTTTGCCAACGGAGAGGCGTGAAGTTGGAGAAGAAGGCTTAGAATGTGTCAGCTTCTCATCCTGTATAACACGCTAGTACTTTGGAATTTGGACATATCTTACCGTTTTTGTACTATCTATTGTTAAAATGTATCCACTTGACTTGACCAAAGTTGTCTCCTTTCCCTGCCATTCTTATGAATTCTTTGTATCAATTAATCAGCTATAAGCGCCCGTCGGTAGACTTAAACTACGTTCCATGCGATACACTCATAATCTTGTGCAACTTGGTTACCATCTTGTTATGTCAAGTTACTCTTAGTCTTATTACACTAAAAATCACTAAAGAAATATTAAAACAAAGAAGAACGGTCAAAGAAAGCTTTTGTATTAGAGAAAAGTTGATTGTTTTGTTTGGGTAGTTATAAATGAATAAcctcctttatatactagtctcctaaggactagtgagtaaataataattattacacaTGGCCCTTATTATTTACAAGTAAATCCCTTCTCTAAAATTT is from Nicotiana tabacum cultivar K326 chromosome 18, ASM71507v2, whole genome shotgun sequence and encodes:
- the LOC142161625 gene encoding protein PTST homolog 2, chloroplastic-like isoform X2; amino-acid sequence: MVSVISTPTHFSIPPFFNTHLSFSPIPTIMFVITPAKKLHCRRNAAIFNQEMGFFRRFKLSKGRAEDSAYCWCRKGLGSEGEMELEEEILAFMEISENPNAFPTRKELEEAGRVDLVEAIKNRGGWFSFGWDSEDDDTCTMDVNEVETVEMDFDIEEFQRRVNSCQESDSLHGNEAHFPVSGSSSSSFGNSSQPTSSSGRSLEIVAEEDSGIEGILSRLEKERNSSLGIDLGKHGHSSHASSRDNIDDRSFGTTDAVLLCTAGEVALGKSSIEGKSEAAGDDLVNITGSRTEALRRWKNENHNEISTRLQHLELELSLTLHSLKSKSKELNLKEVLGSSPSDLQRLSDAWEFQENEFMNARERLRSIRAKLAVLEGKMTLAIIDAQKILEEKQERIDSASKALQILRTARIVWTNSASEVLLAGSFDGWTTQRKMEKSRGDVFSVSLKLYPGTYEIKFIVDGKWKIDPLRPTVHNNGHENNLLIIT
- the LOC142161625 gene encoding protein PTST homolog 2, chloroplastic-like isoform X4; this translates as MVSVISTPTHFSIPPFFNTHLSFSPIPTIMFVITPAKKLHCRRNAAIFNQEMGFFRRFKLSKGRAEDSAYCWCRKGLGSEGEMELEEEILAFMEISENPNAFPTRKELEEAGRVDLVEAIKNRGGWFSFGWDSEDDDTCTMDVNEVETVEMDFDIEEFQRRVNSCQESDSLHGNEAHFPVSGSSSSSFGNSSQPTSSSGRSLEIVAEEDSGIEGILSRLEKERNSSLGIDLGKHGHSSHASSRDNIDDRSFGTTDADRTDLGKNGSLNKGIPMKDIRRDSDEELNHSFSPPMWRKWSMQHADLQDIEFEAGEVALGKSSIEGKSEAAGDDLVNITGSRTEALRRWKNENHNEISTRLQHLELELSLTLHSLKSKSKELNLKEVLGSSPSDLQRLSDAWEFQENEFMNARERLRSIRAKLAVLEGKMTLAIIDAQKILEEKQERIDSASKALQILRTARIVWTNSASEVLLAGSFDGWTTQRKMEKSRGDVFSVSLKLYPGTYEIKFIVDGKWKIDPLRPTVHNNGHENNLLIIT
- the LOC142161625 gene encoding protein PTST homolog 2, chloroplastic-like isoform X1, yielding MVSVISTPTHFSIPPFFNTHLSFSPIPTIMFVITPAKKLHCRRNAAIFNQEMGFFRRFKLSKGRAEDSAYCWCRKGLGSEGEMELEEEILAFMEISENPNAFPTRKELEEAGRVDLVEAIKNRGGWFSFGWDSEDDDTCTMDVNEVETVEMDFDIEEFQRRVNSCQESDSLHGNEAHFPVSGSSSSSFGNSSQPTSSSGRSLEIVAEEDSGIEGILSRLEKERNSSLGIDLGKHGHSSHASSRDNIDDRSFGTTDADCKLSSVLLCTAGEVALGKSSIEGKSEAAGDDLVNITGSRTEALRRWKNENHNEISTRLQHLELELSLTLHSLKSKSKELNLKEVLGSSPSDLQRLSDAWEFQENEFMNARERLRSIRAKLAVLEGKMTLAIIDAQKILEEKQERIDSASKALQILRTARIVWTNSASEVLLAGSFDGWTTQRKMEKSRGDVFSVSLKLYPGTYEIKFIVDGKWKIDPLRPTVHNNGHENNLLIIT
- the LOC142161625 gene encoding protein PTST homolog 2, chloroplastic-like isoform X3, which encodes MVSVISTPTHFSIPPFFNTHLSFSPIPTIMFVITPAKKLHCRRNAAIFNQEMGFFRRFKLSKGRAEDSAYCWCRKGLGSEGEMELEEEILAFMEISENPNAFPTRKELEEAGRVDLVEAIKNRGGWFSFGWDSEDDDTCTMDVNEVETVEMDFDIEEFQRRVNSCQESDSLHGNEAHFPVSGSSSSSFGNSSQPTSSSGRSLEIVAEEDSGIEGILSRLEKERNSSLGIDLGKHGHSSHASSRDNIDDRSFGTTDAAGEVALGKSSIEGKSEAAGDDLVNITGSRTEALRRWKNENHNEISTRLQHLELELSLTLHSLKSKSKELNLKEVLGSSPSDLQRLSDAWEFQENEFMNARERLRSIRAKLAVLEGKMTLAIIDAQKILEEKQERIDSASKALQILRTARIVWTNSASEVLLAGSFDGWTTQRKMEKSRGDVFSVSLKLYPGTYEIKFIVDGKWKIDPLRPTVHNNGHENNLLIIT